In Anguilla rostrata isolate EN2019 chromosome 1, ASM1855537v3, whole genome shotgun sequence, a genomic segment contains:
- the LOC135254775 gene encoding proton-coupled zinc antiporter SLC30A2-like isoform X3, whose amino-acid sequence METMEDSEQSHLINERTYSLKQKREASATVELSTVGSHCHGNQVASSESYEKTLAKNKLYMASIICLIFMIGEVVGGYLAHSLAIMTDAAHLLTDFSSMLVSLFSLWVSSRPPTKTMSFGWHRSEILGALVSVMSIWIVTGFLLYLAVQRVVDRDYEINGHVMLVTSGCAVGVNFIMAYILHQSHSSHGHAHDSGYHRLNEGRASHTPLGAENHVAEHSHSHGFLGDHGNASVRAAFIHVVGDLLQSMGVLVAAIIIYFQPEYKIADPLCTFLFSVFVLGTTVSVLRDVIRILMEGVPHGVEFNTVKEALLSVTTVKGVHNLHLWTLTQSHTLLSTHLAIGGH is encoded by the exons ATGGAAACTATGGAAGATTCAGAACAATCTCACCTGATCAACGAAAGGACATACTCACTGAAACAAAAACG GGAAGCATCTGCCACTGTGGAACTGAGCACTGTTGGTTCACATTGCCATGGGAATCAGGTGGCCTCCAGTGAAAGTTATGAGAAGACTCTGGCTAAAAATAAGCTGTACATGGCCTCCATCATCTGCCTCATCTTTATGATCGGAGAAGTGGTTG GAGGATACCTTGCCCACAGTTTGGCCATCATGACAGATGCTGCCCATCTCCTTACTGACTTCAGCAGCATGTTGGTCAGCCTCTTCTCCCTGTGGGTCTCCTCCCGACCCCCCACCAAAACCATGAGCTTTGGATGGCACCGCTCAG AAATTCTGGGAGCTTTGGTGTCGGTGATGTCCATCTGGATTGTGACAGGATTCCTCCTATACCTTGCTGTTCAGAGGGTTGTTGATAGAGACTATGAAATCAATGGCCATGTGATGCTTGTAACATCAGGATGTGCTGTCGGTGTCAACTTCAT AATGGCATACATTCTCCATCAGTCTCACTCATCTCATGGACACGCTCATGACTCTGGGTACCACAGGCTCAATGAGGGTAGAGCGAGCCACACACCCTTGGGTGCAGAGAACCATGTGGCTGAGCATAGCCACTCCCATGGCTTCCTGGGTGACCATGGCAACGCTAGTGTGAGGGCTGCCTTCATCCATGTGGTGGGGGACCTGCTGCAGAGCATGGGAGTGCTGGTGGCTGCCATAATCATCTACTTCCAG CCTGAATACAAAATAGCAGATCCACTTTGTACTTTCCTGTTCTCAGTGTTTGTCCTTGGAACAACTGTTTCGGTTCTGAGGGATGTGATCAGGATCCTCATGGAAG GAGTGCCTCATGGTGTTGAGTTTAACACGGTGAAGGAGGCTCTTCTCTCAGTTACAACTGTGAAGGGTGTGCACAACCTGCACCTCTGGACTCTCACCCAGAGCCACACCCTGCTCTCCACCCACCTGGCTATTG GAGGCCACTGA
- the LOC135254775 gene encoding proton-coupled zinc antiporter SLC30A2-like isoform X2, with product MSSTCVLNNFCKSAVLWFIVYSIHTRYLSLFSYCKFSNCCLKLNGTDRNTGGYLAHSLAIMTDAAHLLTDFSSMLVSLFSLWVSSRPPTKTMSFGWHRSEILGALVSVMSIWIVTGFLLYLAVQRVVDRDYEINGHVMLVTSGCAVGVNFIMAYILHQSHSSHGHAHDSGYHRLNEGRASHTPLGAENHVAEHSHSHGFLGDHGNASVRAAFIHVVGDLLQSMGVLVAAIIIYFQPEYKIADPLCTFLFSVFVLGTTVSVLRDVIRILMEGVPHGVEFNTVKEALLSVTTVKGVHNLHLWTLTQSHTLLSTHLAIEPSSDHQNVLQEATELLQTSFGFSSTTIQLELYSRDMDHCTECQDPTD from the exons ATGTCATCTACCTGTGTCCTTAATAACTTCTGCAAGAGTGCTGTTCTGTGGTTTATagtgtacagtatacacacaagatatttgtcattgttttcttACTGCAAGTTTTCTAACTGTTGCCTGAAGTTAAATGGAACTGACCGCAACACTG GAGGATACCTTGCCCACAGTTTGGCCATCATGACAGATGCTGCCCATCTCCTTACTGACTTCAGCAGCATGTTGGTCAGCCTCTTCTCCCTGTGGGTCTCCTCCCGACCCCCCACCAAAACCATGAGCTTTGGATGGCACCGCTCAG AAATTCTGGGAGCTTTGGTGTCGGTGATGTCCATCTGGATTGTGACAGGATTCCTCCTATACCTTGCTGTTCAGAGGGTTGTTGATAGAGACTATGAAATCAATGGCCATGTGATGCTTGTAACATCAGGATGTGCTGTCGGTGTCAACTTCAT AATGGCATACATTCTCCATCAGTCTCACTCATCTCATGGACACGCTCATGACTCTGGGTACCACAGGCTCAATGAGGGTAGAGCGAGCCACACACCCTTGGGTGCAGAGAACCATGTGGCTGAGCATAGCCACTCCCATGGCTTCCTGGGTGACCATGGCAACGCTAGTGTGAGGGCTGCCTTCATCCATGTGGTGGGGGACCTGCTGCAGAGCATGGGAGTGCTGGTGGCTGCCATAATCATCTACTTCCAG CCTGAATACAAAATAGCAGATCCACTTTGTACTTTCCTGTTCTCAGTGTTTGTCCTTGGAACAACTGTTTCGGTTCTGAGGGATGTGATCAGGATCCTCATGGAAG GAGTGCCTCATGGTGTTGAGTTTAACACGGTGAAGGAGGCTCTTCTCTCAGTTACAACTGTGAAGGGTGTGCACAACCTGCACCTCTGGACTCTCACCCAGAGCCACACCCTGCTCTCCACCCACCTGGCTATTG AGCCAAGTTCTGACCACCAGAATGTCCTTCAGGAGGCCACTGAGCTCCTTCAGACATCATTTGGTTTCTCAAGCACCACTATTCAGCTGGAGCTGTACTCCCGGGACATGGACCACTGCACAGAATGTCAGGATCCCACTGATTGA
- the LOC135254775 gene encoding proton-coupled zinc antiporter SLC30A2-like isoform X1, giving the protein METMEDSEQSHLINERTYSLKQKREASATVELSTVGSHCHGNQVASSESYEKTLAKNKLYMASIICLIFMIGEVVGGYLAHSLAIMTDAAHLLTDFSSMLVSLFSLWVSSRPPTKTMSFGWHRSEILGALVSVMSIWIVTGFLLYLAVQRVVDRDYEINGHVMLVTSGCAVGVNFIMAYILHQSHSSHGHAHDSGYHRLNEGRASHTPLGAENHVAEHSHSHGFLGDHGNASVRAAFIHVVGDLLQSMGVLVAAIIIYFQPEYKIADPLCTFLFSVFVLGTTVSVLRDVIRILMEGVPHGVEFNTVKEALLSVTTVKGVHNLHLWTLTQSHTLLSTHLAIEPSSDHQNVLQEATELLQTSFGFSSTTIQLELYSRDMDHCTECQDPTD; this is encoded by the exons ATGGAAACTATGGAAGATTCAGAACAATCTCACCTGATCAACGAAAGGACATACTCACTGAAACAAAAACG GGAAGCATCTGCCACTGTGGAACTGAGCACTGTTGGTTCACATTGCCATGGGAATCAGGTGGCCTCCAGTGAAAGTTATGAGAAGACTCTGGCTAAAAATAAGCTGTACATGGCCTCCATCATCTGCCTCATCTTTATGATCGGAGAAGTGGTTG GAGGATACCTTGCCCACAGTTTGGCCATCATGACAGATGCTGCCCATCTCCTTACTGACTTCAGCAGCATGTTGGTCAGCCTCTTCTCCCTGTGGGTCTCCTCCCGACCCCCCACCAAAACCATGAGCTTTGGATGGCACCGCTCAG AAATTCTGGGAGCTTTGGTGTCGGTGATGTCCATCTGGATTGTGACAGGATTCCTCCTATACCTTGCTGTTCAGAGGGTTGTTGATAGAGACTATGAAATCAATGGCCATGTGATGCTTGTAACATCAGGATGTGCTGTCGGTGTCAACTTCAT AATGGCATACATTCTCCATCAGTCTCACTCATCTCATGGACACGCTCATGACTCTGGGTACCACAGGCTCAATGAGGGTAGAGCGAGCCACACACCCTTGGGTGCAGAGAACCATGTGGCTGAGCATAGCCACTCCCATGGCTTCCTGGGTGACCATGGCAACGCTAGTGTGAGGGCTGCCTTCATCCATGTGGTGGGGGACCTGCTGCAGAGCATGGGAGTGCTGGTGGCTGCCATAATCATCTACTTCCAG CCTGAATACAAAATAGCAGATCCACTTTGTACTTTCCTGTTCTCAGTGTTTGTCCTTGGAACAACTGTTTCGGTTCTGAGGGATGTGATCAGGATCCTCATGGAAG GAGTGCCTCATGGTGTTGAGTTTAACACGGTGAAGGAGGCTCTTCTCTCAGTTACAACTGTGAAGGGTGTGCACAACCTGCACCTCTGGACTCTCACCCAGAGCCACACCCTGCTCTCCACCCACCTGGCTATTG AGCCAAGTTCTGACCACCAGAATGTCCTTCAGGAGGCCACTGAGCTCCTTCAGACATCATTTGGTTTCTCAAGCACCACTATTCAGCTGGAGCTGTACTCCCGGGACATGGACCACTGCACAGAATGTCAGGATCCCACTGATTGA